In bacterium, the genomic window TACGGCGGTTGCAGAAACGATTAGCTAACCGGAAAATCGGACTAGAAGTTGATGAGAGTGTTAAAGAAATGCTTGCGGATATCGGTTATAATCCGGTATATGGAGCTCGGCCATTAAAACGTGCTATCGTGCAAATGTTAGAAAACCCGTTAGCATTGAAGATTATCAGTGGTGAAATTCAAGATGGGCAGAATGTGATTGCGGTTATGCAAAAAGGTGAAGTGGTGTTTAAGCCTAAAAAGAATTAGACGCTGCTGTTCACAGCAGCGGAGAGGTTTCTCTTCCCGATTTTAGTCGAGGGTTGATAAGCCTTTGGTTTTGAAAAGACTTAGTTCGCATCGAACGTTTGTGATATCTATCAAGATATCAATTTTCTAAATCACTGTGTTACATTAGGGACAAGTAACCCAATGTTATATCCAATTAATTTAAACGTTAACAAGAAACCATGTGTCGTTATCGGCGGGGGTGAAGTTGCGTTACGAAAAGTAGAATCATTATTAAGTTGTGGCGCGCAGGTTACGGTTGTTGCTCCGCAGATTCATCCTGCTTTGCAGAAACTCGCGCGCGCTAAACGTATCCGGATAGTTAACCGCGCATATCAGCCGGAAGATGTAGCGACCGCTTTTTTAGTTATTGGAGCTACCAATAGTAATAAGGTAAATCAGCAGATTGCGCAATCTGCGAAACAGCGCAATGTTTTGGTTAACATAGTTGATACGCCGGAACTCTGTAATTTTCAGGTGCCGGCAAGTATACGTCGCGGGTCGTTGTTAATTACGGTTTCAACGGAAGGGAAAGCGCCAGCGTTATCCAAACATCTTCGAACAGAGTTGGAAAAACAGTTCGGGCCAGAATACGCTATGTTTGTTGAAAAGCTTGCGAAATGGCGAACTGCCCTACGTAAACTAGTTCCGAATCAAAAACAGCGCGACCAGATTATGTCTGCATTAGTTACATCCGATATACTATACCTTTTACAAAGAGGGTTAAAACAAGAAGCGGAACTGCGGTTTAAACAAATTATACAGCAATATGGAACGTGAATGGTTTCTCTTTGGGGAAGTCGGTGACGGAATTACTTTTCGGGTTTAGTAATACATTTTCTATCGGTTCCGCTACGACAAATTATCCCGATGGATATCGAGCTATGCGGCTGGTCTGTTTAAGGAGTGATTATGAATCATCCTGAGTTTAAGTGCGAAGAACTGGTGCATAAGAATTTTTTAGTTTCTTTTCAATTACTCCGATAGGTTAATTTAGATGATGATGGAGTTATGAATATCCTTACGCTCGGATTGAATCATTTAACCGCACCGATTGAAATTCGGGAAAAACTCGCGTTTTCTGAATCGCAGATTCCAGTTGCGTTAACGCGATTACGCGAGATGACTCAAGCGAGTGAAGCGGTGATATTAACCACCTGTAATCGGGTGGAAATATATATCGTTGCTGATGCAACAGTATCGGAAATGATTCATACAACGAAACAATTTCTCGCTGAATTCCACCAGATTCCGATATCGCATTTTGCTCTAAACCTGTATATTCATCACGGGAATGGCGCAGTTCGGCATTTATTTCGGGTAGCGGCAAGTTTAGATTCGATGGTGCTCGGAGAAGCACAGATTCTCGGTCAGGTGAAAGAAGCGTATGAGCTAGCGAAAAAAACTGGGAATACCGGATTTATGCTGAATACGGTATTCCAGCGGGCATTCAATGTCGCGAAAGAAATTCGCAGTAAAACCGATATTGGGAAAGGAGCGGTTTCCATTAGTTCCGTTGCGGTAGAATTAGCCCGAAAGATTTTCGGTGAACTATCGAATCGTTCTGTGATGATTATCGGCGCGGGAGAAATGAGCGAACATACGTTACGGCATCTGGTTGATGCCGGGGCAAGTTCGGTCATTGTGAGTAATCGGAATTACGAGCGTGCGGTTAAACTTGCGGCAGCATATCGTGGGCAAGCGGAACGGTTCGATACCTGTTTCAACCGTATGGTTGACGTTGATATTGTGATAAGTTCAACTGGTTCACCGCGGTTTATTATTCGCAAAGAAGATATGCTGCCGGTTATGCGAGCACGCAAACATAAACCGATATTTCTCATTGATATTGCGGTTCCGCGGGATATTGACCCGCAGGTTGAATCGCTGGATAATGTTTATTTATATAATATCGACCATTTACAGCAGGTAGCGAATAATAATCGAGCGCTGCGGCAACAGGAGTTAGCAAAATGTGAAGCGATTATTGATAAGGAAGTGCAGGAATTTAATCAGTGGTATCATGCGCTGGCGGTTACTCCTGTCATCAAGAAACTGAATGCGAAATTAGACCATATCCGTTTGAAAGAACTGGAAAAAACGTTATATCAACTGGATGAATTAAGCCCGGAACAGAAAGAGAAAATCGGATATTTAACCCAGCGGATTATGAACCAGTTTCTCAACTCGCCGCTTGAACAATTGAAAAAGCGTGCAGCTAGCGGGAATGGGATAATATATTCGCAGGTGGTAACTGAGTTATTTGAGTTGGAAAAAGAAACGGATAATGCTGAACCGCAGAATACCTCTGAATAATCCAGAGTATACGGTACCTTATTTTAACCATTCAATCAATTCATTGGTTAACTAACATATCTCTCTTATGAAAAAACGAACATTGATTCTTGGAACTCGCGGTAGTCAACTCGCTATCCAGCAGGCGGAATGGGTTAAATCCCGGTTATTAAAAAAGGTTCCCGGAATAACCGTTAAACTTGAGAAAATAACGACTACCGGCGATAAATTCCGGGGTACAACTTGGTCGAAAGCGCCAACGAAAGGCGTGTTCACCAAAGAGCTGGAAGAAGCGTTATTAGCGAAGAAGATAGATTTTGCGGTACATAGTTTGAAAGATGTACCGACAGAATTACCTGATGGTTTAGCACTGGTTGCGTTTCCCAAACGAGCGGATGCGCATGATGCGATTATTTTTAATCGGTCAAGCCAAGTTCATGTTCCGGATGAACATGGCGAGGAAACATTATCTTTATTAGATACGCTACCGGAAAAAGCGCGAGTCGGCACCAGCAGTTTGCGACGCCAATCGCAATTGCTTCACTTTCGACCGGATTTGGTTATGGTCGAACTCCGCGGTAACCTAAACACCCGCATCGAGAAACTTGAACAGGAAGGATTAGATGCGATCATTGTCGCTGCTGCAGGGTTAGCTAGGTTGAAAATCAAACATGAGTTTATGCATATCATACCATTTGAAATTATGTTACCTGCAGTCGGGCAGGGGGCGATTGCAATTGAATCCCGTGCTGCAGATAAACCGGTGATAACGTTATTACAACAATTGAATGATAAGAAAACTGAACTTGCGATAACTGCGGAACGGTCGTTTCTCGCTGGGCTAGGTGGTGGATGCCGATTACCGATCGCTGCTTATGCGCGCGTTGAACAGAATAAACTCATTTTAGACGGGTTGATTGCTAGTCCTGACGGCAGTAAGTTTATCCGGAGTAGAATTGAAACCGATATGTTAACGATCCCCAGCGCTGTTGAATTGGGGAACCAATTAGCGCAGAAATTGTTATCCGCTGGTGCTGGACAAATCCTTCAAACTCGAACTGATATTCAATAATTAATAAACCTTATTTTTACGACCCGACTTCATTCGAGAATCATATTATAACTTTATAACTGTTAACGTGATTAAAGCCAGTTGACCTGAATAGGCACGAACTATGGACTGAAGTTTACCCAGCAAGATTGCTGGGCAACGATGTTGACGGTTATTGTAAGATGATGATTCGAATTTCGGATGGATTGATATGAAGAATTTTGGTAAGGTATATCTCGTTGGAGCAGGACCAGGTGACCCTGGGCTTATTACGGTTAAAGGGTTAGAGTGTATCAAAACTGCGGATGTGATTATCTATGATTATTTAGCGAATCCGAAATTGTTAGCGTATGCGAGACCGGAAACAGAACTGATTTATGTCGGGAAAAAAGCGGGTGAACATACTTTACCGCAGGAAGAAATCAATGCTCTTCTGATTAAAAAAGCGCACGCGGGGAAAACCGTCTGCCGACTTAAAGGCGGTGACCCGACGGTGTTCGGTCGTGGCGGAGAAGAAGCGGAAGTGTTAGTTCAGGCTGGTATCCTGTTCGAGTTCGTACCGGGGGTAACCTCTGCGATTGCGGTTCCTGCGTATGCTGGGATACCGGTCACGCATCGGGAATATACCTCCGATTTCGCGGTTATCACCGGACATGAAGTTCCGACGAAAGGTTCTAGTTCGATTAACTGGGCGCACCTCGCAACGAGCGTTGGCACCTTGATATTTCTGATGGGTGTAGGCAATCTCCCGTTAATTGTTACCCAGTTACTCAAACATGGCAGACCAAAACGAACCCCAGTCGCTATAATCCGACATGGAACAACTCCGAAACAGGAAACGATTGTTGGAACACTGGCAGATATAGCTGAAAAAGCCAAACAGAACCAATTCAAACCGCCAGCAGTTATCATTGTCGGGGACGTTGTTAAACTTCGGGATAAACTGAATTGGTTCGAATCGAACCCGTTATTCGGTAAACGGATTCTGGTTACGCGAACGAGATCGCAAGCGAGCGAGTTTGTGCGCGTGTTAGAATCGTTCGGTGCAGAAGTTATCGAATTCCCGACGATAGAGATTATCCCGCCTTCTAACTGGAGACCGCTAGATAAAGCGATTAGAAACCTCGCGAATTATGATTGGGTTATATT contains:
- the hemA gene encoding glutamyl-tRNA reductase, with the protein product MNILTLGLNHLTAPIEIREKLAFSESQIPVALTRLREMTQASEAVILTTCNRVEIYIVADATVSEMIHTTKQFLAEFHQIPISHFALNLYIHHGNGAVRHLFRVAASLDSMVLGEAQILGQVKEAYELAKKTGNTGFMLNTVFQRAFNVAKEIRSKTDIGKGAVSISSVAVELARKIFGELSNRSVMIIGAGEMSEHTLRHLVDAGASSVIVSNRNYERAVKLAAAYRGQAERFDTCFNRMVDVDIVISSTGSPRFIIRKEDMLPVMRARKHKPIFLIDIAVPRDIDPQVESLDNVYLYNIDHLQQVANNNRALRQQELAKCEAIIDKEVQEFNQWYHALAVTPVIKKLNAKLDHIRLKELEKTLYQLDELSPEQKEKIGYLTQRIMNQFLNSPLEQLKKRAASGNGIIYSQVVTELFELEKETDNAEPQNTSE
- the hemC gene encoding hydroxymethylbilane synthase, whose amino-acid sequence is MKKRTLILGTRGSQLAIQQAEWVKSRLLKKVPGITVKLEKITTTGDKFRGTTWSKAPTKGVFTKELEEALLAKKIDFAVHSLKDVPTELPDGLALVAFPKRADAHDAIIFNRSSQVHVPDEHGEETLSLLDTLPEKARVGTSSLRRQSQLLHFRPDLVMVELRGNLNTRIEKLEQEGLDAIIVAAAGLARLKIKHEFMHIIPFEIMLPAVGQGAIAIESRAADKPVITLLQQLNDKKTELAITAERSFLAGLGGGCRLPIAAYARVEQNKLILDGLIASPDGSKFIRSRIETDMLTIPSAVELGNQLAQKLLSAGAGQILQTRTDIQ
- the cobA gene encoding uroporphyrinogen-III C-methyltransferase gives rise to the protein MKNFGKVYLVGAGPGDPGLITVKGLECIKTADVIIYDYLANPKLLAYARPETELIYVGKKAGEHTLPQEEINALLIKKAHAGKTVCRLKGGDPTVFGRGGEEAEVLVQAGILFEFVPGVTSAIAVPAYAGIPVTHREYTSDFAVITGHEVPTKGSSSINWAHLATSVGTLIFLMGVGNLPLIVTQLLKHGRPKRTPVAIIRHGTTPKQETIVGTLADIAEKAKQNQFKPPAVIIVGDVVKLRDKLNWFESNPLFGKRILVTRTRSQASEFVRVLESFGAEVIEFPTIEIIPPSNWRPLDKAIRNLANYDWVIFTSVNGVTYFFQRLAEKNLDSRLFRTARIAAIGPATAEALKEKGLIPDIVPMEY
- a CDS encoding bifunctional precorrin-2 dehydrogenase/sirohydrochlorin ferrochelatase — its product is MLYPINLNVNKKPCVVIGGGEVALRKVESLLSCGAQVTVVAPQIHPALQKLARAKRIRIVNRAYQPEDVATAFLVIGATNSNKVNQQIAQSAKQRNVLVNIVDTPELCNFQVPASIRRGSLLITVSTEGKAPALSKHLRTELEKQFGPEYAMFVEKLAKWRTALRKLVPNQKQRDQIMSALVTSDILYLLQRGLKQEAELRFKQIIQQYGT